A DNA window from Candidatus Methylomirabilota bacterium contains the following coding sequences:
- a CDS encoding isopropylmalate isomerase — protein sequence NFGCGSSREHAPQALMRWGIRAIVGGSFGEIFFGNCVMLGIPCLTASQADLEWLQKAIERAPEQAVTVDVEKQEVRVGDRVIKASIPDGPRNQLVGGTWDSTAVLLEAGAAIEATAGKLPYVTGY from the coding sequence GAACTTCGGCTGCGGCTCCTCCCGCGAGCACGCCCCCCAGGCCCTGATGCGCTGGGGCATCCGGGCCATCGTGGGCGGCTCCTTCGGCGAGATCTTCTTCGGCAACTGCGTGATGCTCGGCATCCCGTGCCTGACCGCCTCTCAGGCCGACCTGGAGTGGCTCCAGAAAGCCATCGAGCGCGCCCCCGAGCAGGCGGTCACGGTCGACGTGGAGAAGCAGGAGGTACGCGTCGGCGATCGCGTGATCAAGGCCAGCATCCCCGACGGGCCCAGGAATCAGCTCGTGGGTGGGACCTGGGATTCCACGGCGGTGCTGCTGGAGGCGGGCGCGGCGATCGAGGCGACGGCGGGGAAGCTGCCGTACGTCACGGGTTACTGA
- a CDS encoding helix-hairpin-helix domain-containing protein, translating into MMIRINLANPQELLELPGIHQAAGDAIVRHRVQHGPISGATELMQILGPDMVTPALLAHVDFQPAEATAAEAPGA; encoded by the coding sequence ATGATGATCCGGATCAACCTCGCGAATCCGCAGGAGTTACTGGAGCTCCCGGGCATTCATCAAGCGGCGGGTGACGCCATCGTTCGTCATCGCGTTCAGCACGGCCCCATCAGCGGCGCGACGGAGCTGATGCAGATCCTGGGACCCGACATGGTCACGCCGGCGTTGCTGGCGCACGTCGACTTCCAGCCGGCGGAAGCGACTGCAGCCGAAGCGCCCGGGGCGTGA
- a CDS encoding DUF222 domain-containing protein: MEIHSLTVDATHSRAAELDRLGDEIAELAAHLDAAMARLLDLIREFDAGGGWGNGFKSCAHWLTWRVGLAPGAAREHVRVARALGTLPLLAQALARGELSYSKVRALTRVATPETEERLLAVGLAGTAEHVERIVRGWRRADREAEAREAAQRHKSRALHVYHDVDGMVVLRGRLEPEVGALVIQALAAAREALYQKARANEQERRAKTESGSGDVPAGTFPVIPDISTLAQQQADALALLAETALHHGLDPGAPGERYQVVVHVDAEVLADADAPGQSVLDEGPRVPAGTSQRLACDASRVVMRHDRDGRLLEVGARTRTIPPALRRALQHRDRGCRFPGCGVRFAQGHHLRHWAQGGPTTLSNLALLCRRHHRSVHEEGYRVDR, encoded by the coding sequence GTGGAGATCCACTCGCTGACCGTCGATGCCACTCACAGCCGCGCCGCAGAGTTGGACCGGCTCGGCGACGAGATCGCGGAGCTGGCGGCTCATCTGGATGCCGCCATGGCCCGCCTCCTGGATCTCATTCGCGAGTTCGACGCCGGCGGCGGCTGGGGCAACGGGTTCAAGTCCTGCGCCCACTGGTTGACCTGGCGGGTCGGACTCGCGCCCGGCGCTGCCCGTGAGCACGTGCGCGTGGCGCGCGCTCTCGGGACGTTGCCGCTGCTGGCCCAGGCGCTCGCTCGCGGGGAGCTGTCGTACTCGAAGGTCCGGGCCCTGACCCGGGTGGCCACCCCGGAGACCGAGGAGCGGCTGCTCGCCGTCGGGCTGGCCGGGACGGCCGAACACGTCGAGCGGATCGTCCGGGGCTGGCGGAGGGCCGATCGGGAGGCCGAGGCTCGGGAGGCGGCGCAGCGGCACAAGAGCCGGGCCCTGCACGTGTATCACGATGTAGACGGCATGGTGGTGCTCCGGGGGCGGCTGGAGCCCGAGGTCGGCGCGCTGGTCATTCAGGCGCTGGCCGCAGCACGAGAGGCGCTGTATCAAAAAGCGCGCGCCAACGAGCAGGAACGCCGCGCTAAGACGGAGAGCGGCTCGGGCGACGTTCCCGCGGGAACGTTCCCGGTCATCCCAGACATCTCCACCCTCGCCCAGCAGCAGGCCGACGCCCTGGCCCTGCTGGCGGAGACCGCCCTGCACCATGGGCTTGATCCCGGTGCCCCGGGCGAGCGTTACCAGGTAGTGGTCCACGTCGATGCCGAGGTCCTGGCGGACGCCGATGCGCCCGGCCAGTCGGTCCTCGACGAGGGCCCACGCGTTCCAGCTGGAACGTCCCAGCGCCTGGCCTGCGATGCCAGCAGGGTGGTGATGCGCCACGACAGAGACGGCCGCCTGCTGGAAGTCGGCGCCCGGACGCGCACGATCCCGCCCGCCCTGCGAAGAGCGCTCCAGCACCGGGACCGCGGCTGTCGCTTCCCAGGATGCGGCGTGCGCTTCGCCCAGGGGCATCATCTCCGCCACTGGGCGCAGGGTGGCCCGACAACGCTCTCCAACCTCGCGCTGTTGTGTCGCCGGCATCACCGCTCGGTCCATGAGGAAGGCTACCGGGTCGATCGA